The sequence below is a genomic window from Thermus sp. LT1-2-5.
TGACCCCCGAGGCCCGGGAGTACTACGATCTCGAGGGCTTCTGGGCCGACGCCGAGCGGCTCTAGTCATTTGAGGCGGGGCGGGGCCAGGGGCCCCATGATGAACCGCTGGAAGGCCAGGTAGAAGCCCAGGTAAACCAGGAGCTGAAACCAGAAGCTTTCCGCCACCTTGAGCCCCAAGGCCGCCGCCAAGAGGATCAGGGCCACCGCCCCCATCATCACCAAGGTGGTGCGAAGAAAAACCCCGGGCAAGTACTTTAGGGCTTCCCGGAAGGTCTTGGGCCGGCGCGCTTCCCATTCCTTCAGGGCCTTTTTCTTGAGCTTCTCCTCCCGCTTTCTCCTGCCCACAGGCAAAGTATACTGGGCCCCGTGAACGTGGTCCGCACCGTGGCGGAACTTCGGGCGGCCTTGCCCCGGGAGGGGGTGGGTTTCGTGCCCACCATGGGCTACCTCCATGCCGGCCATCTGGCCTTGGTGCAAAGGGCTCGGGCGGAGAACCCCTTCGTGGCGGTGTCTATCTTCGTCAACCCCTTGCAGTTCGGGCCCGGGGAGGACTACCACCGCTACCCCCGGGACCTGGCGCGGGACCAGGCCCTTCTGCAGGAAGCGGGGGTGGACCTCCTCTTTGCCCCCAGCGTGGAGGAGATGTACCCCCAAGGCTTCGCCACCCGGGTATCGGTGGAAGGTCCCCTCACCGCCCTTTGGGAAGGAGCGGTGCGCCCCGGCCACTTCCAAGGGGTGGCCACGGTGGTGGCCCGGCTTTTCCTCCTGGTGGGGCCTCGCCGGGCCTATTTCGGCGAGAAGGACTACCAGCAACTCCTGGTGATCCGCAAGATGGCCCAGGACATGGGCTTTCCCCTGGACGTGGTGGGGGTGCCCACGGTGCGGGAGGAGGACGGCTTAGCCCTTTCCAGCCGCAACGTGTACCTTTCCCCCGAGACCCGGAAGAAGGCCAACGTGCTCTACCGGGCCCTTACGGCCATGCGGGAGGTGGCGAGAAAGGGGGGTAGCGTGGCCCAGGCCCTGAGGGCGGGGGAGGCGGTGTTGGCGGAGGTCCCCGAGTTTAAGAAGGACTACTTGGCCCTGGTACATCCGGAAACCCTCCTGCCCCTTTCCGACTGGGTGGAGGGGGCCAGGGGCATCGTGGCCGGGCGCTTTCCCGAAGCCAGGCTCATCGACAACCTGGAGGTTCTCCCATGAGCGAGGCCCTGCAAGAGGGAAAGCAAAGCCTTTTGGAGATGCTCAAGGCCATGGTCCAGGCCCGGGCTTCGGACATCCACCTGCAGGCGGGGGCTCCCCCGGTGGTGCGGGTGGACGGGAAGCTGAGGCCTTTTGGCAACCGGCCCCTGACCCCGAAGGACACCGAGGCCATCGTGCGGGCCCTCCTCACCCCCGAGCAACAGGAGGAGCTGGAGTACCGCAAGGAGATGGACTTCGCCTACACCATCCCCGGGGTGGCCCGTTTCCGTTGCAACCTCCTTCGGCAACGGGGAAGCTTCGGCCTGGTGATGCGGGTAGTGGCGGAGGTCATCCCCAGCTTTGAAGCCTTGGGCCTGCCCCGGGAGGTGTTGGAGGGCTTGGCGGCCAAGGAGCGGGGGCTCATCCTGGTCACCGGGCCCACGGGAAGCGGCAAGAGCACCACCTTAGCGGCCCTTATAGACCACATCAACCTGCACTATGCCAAGAACATCATCACCATCGAGGACCCCATAGAGTTTTTGCACAAGCACAAGAAGAGCCTGGTGGTGCAGCGGGAGGTGGGGCTGGACACCGATAGCTTTTACTCCGGGGTCAAGTACGCCATGCGCCAGGATCCCGACGTGATCCTCATCGGGGAGATGCGGGACAAGGAAACGGTGGAAGCCGCCCTCATGGCGGCCCAGACCGGGCACCTGGTGCTGTCCACCCTGCACACCCTGGACGCCTGGCGCACCATCAACCGGATCATCGAGTTCTTCCCCCTTCACGAGCACCAACAGGTGCGCATCCTCCTGGCGGAGTCCCTCCTCGGCATCCTTTCCCAGCGCCTCCTGCCTCGGGCGGATGGGCAGGGGCGGGTGCTGGCCCTGGAGATCCTCATCGCCACCCCGTACGTGCGGGAGCTCATCAAGGACGAGGACAAGACCCCGCAGATCAAGGAGGCCATGATGGAAGGGGGCATCCACGGCATGCGCACCTTTGACCAGCACTTGGTGGAGCTCTACACCCAGGGCCTCATCTCCCTGGAGGACGCCCTTTCCGCCGCCACCAGCCCCCACGAGTTCCGCCTCCTCCTCACCAAGGCCACGGGGCAGGCCTACTAGGCCTTGTTTCCACGCTTCCACGCCCAGGGTATAATCCCGGGCGGAGGCGCTTATGCTGGTGACGGGACTGGAAATCCTCAAGAAGGCGCGGGCCGAGGGGTATGGGGTGGGGGCTTTTAACACCAACAACATGGAGTTCACCCAGGCCATCCTCGAGGCCGCCGAGGAGCTCAGGAGCCCGGTGATCCTGGCCCTCTCCGAGGGGGCCATGAAGTACGGGGGCCGGGCCCTCACCCAGATGGCGGTGGCCCTGGCCAAGGAAGCGCGGGTGCCCGTGGCTATCCACCTGGACCACGGTTCTAGCTACGAGAGCGTCCTTAAGGCCCTGCGGGAAGGCTTTACCAGCGTCATGATCGACAAGTCCCACGAGGACTTCGAGACCAATGTCCGGGAAACCAAGCGGGTGGTGGAGGCGGCCCACGCCGTGGGGGTTACGGTGGAAGCGGAGCTGGGCCGCCTGGCGGGGATCGAGGAGCACGTGGCGGTGGACGAGAAGGATGCCCTCCTCACCAACCCCGAGGAGGCCCGGATCTTCATGGAGCGCACCGGGGCCGACTACCTGGCGGTGGCCATCGGCACCAGCCACGGGGCCTACAAGGGGAAAGGACGCCCCTTCATCGACCACCCCCGCCTGGAGCGCATCGCCCAGCTTGTCCCCGCCCCCCTCGTTCTCCACGGGGCGAGCGCCGTGCCGCCCGAGCTCGTGGAGCGCTTCCGCGCCGCCGGGGGGGAGATGGGGGAGGCGGCGGGCATCCACCCCGAGGACATCA
It includes:
- a CDS encoding type IV pilus twitching motility protein PilT; this encodes MSEALQEGKQSLLEMLKAMVQARASDIHLQAGAPPVVRVDGKLRPFGNRPLTPKDTEAIVRALLTPEQQEELEYRKEMDFAYTIPGVARFRCNLLRQRGSFGLVMRVVAEVIPSFEALGLPREVLEGLAAKERGLILVTGPTGSGKSTTLAALIDHINLHYAKNIITIEDPIEFLHKHKKSLVVQREVGLDTDSFYSGVKYAMRQDPDVILIGEMRDKETVEAALMAAQTGHLVLSTLHTLDAWRTINRIIEFFPLHEHQQVRILLAESLLGILSQRLLPRADGQGRVLALEILIATPYVRELIKDEDKTPQIKEAMMEGGIHGMRTFDQHLVELYTQGLISLEDALSAATSPHEFRLLLTKATGQAY
- the fba gene encoding class II fructose-1,6-bisphosphate aldolase, yielding MLVTGLEILKKARAEGYGVGAFNTNNMEFTQAILEAAEELRSPVILALSEGAMKYGGRALTQMAVALAKEARVPVAIHLDHGSSYESVLKALREGFTSVMIDKSHEDFETNVRETKRVVEAAHAVGVTVEAELGRLAGIEEHVAVDEKDALLTNPEEARIFMERTGADYLAVAIGTSHGAYKGKGRPFIDHPRLERIAQLVPAPLVLHGASAVPPELVERFRAAGGEMGEAAGIHPEDIKKAIALGVAKINTDTDLRLAFTALIRETLGKNPKEFDPRKYLGPAREAVKEVVKSRIELFGSAGKA
- the panC gene encoding pantoate--beta-alanine ligase — translated: MNVVRTVAELRAALPREGVGFVPTMGYLHAGHLALVQRARAENPFVAVSIFVNPLQFGPGEDYHRYPRDLARDQALLQEAGVDLLFAPSVEEMYPQGFATRVSVEGPLTALWEGAVRPGHFQGVATVVARLFLLVGPRRAYFGEKDYQQLLVIRKMAQDMGFPLDVVGVPTVREEDGLALSSRNVYLSPETRKKANVLYRALTAMREVARKGGSVAQALRAGEAVLAEVPEFKKDYLALVHPETLLPLSDWVEGARGIVAGRFPEARLIDNLEVLP